The following are encoded together in the Deinococcus yavapaiensis KR-236 genome:
- a CDS encoding ZIP family metal transporter, which yields MSADATPVRKPSAVWAFALVPIALLGVLIAYLVITGGGLRELSGPPVEQVKVTRVTLPSEGLVRLQVVNDGPQSVTISQVLVDDAFWAFTASPSTNVPRFGRVTIDVPYPWVEGDAHHLQLLSSIGTVFKAEIPVAQRTPQPNRDLFWQFGLVGLYVGLIPIALGMLWYPWMRHLNANAINFILSLTVGLLIFLAIGTWLDALEFAAELPAFWQGVPAVALVALLSFGVLLALGTRRNGEEPSPLGVSTRIAVGIGLHNLGEGLAIGAAFALGEAALGTFLILGFTLHNITEGVGIAAPLVKKNPGWRAFVLLALIAGGPAIFGTWLGGFAFNPVLATVFLAVGVGAIAQVVWEVGGMVVRASRHAGLPNATWLNLAGVTAGVVIMYVTAFLVKF from the coding sequence GTGAGCGCCGACGCCACCCCAGTGCGTAAACCGTCCGCCGTGTGGGCGTTCGCGCTCGTGCCGATCGCGCTGCTCGGCGTGCTCATCGCGTACCTCGTCATCACAGGCGGAGGCTTACGGGAACTCAGCGGCCCACCCGTCGAGCAAGTCAAAGTCACGCGTGTCACGCTGCCCAGCGAGGGGCTCGTTCGACTTCAAGTCGTGAATGACGGTCCACAATCCGTCACGATCTCGCAAGTGCTCGTCGACGATGCCTTCTGGGCGTTCACGGCTTCCCCGTCGACGAACGTACCTCGTTTCGGACGCGTGACCATCGACGTTCCGTACCCCTGGGTGGAAGGTGACGCGCACCACCTGCAACTCCTAAGCAGCATCGGGACGGTCTTCAAAGCGGAAATCCCAGTGGCGCAACGCACGCCTCAACCAAACCGTGATTTGTTCTGGCAGTTCGGTCTGGTCGGCTTGTACGTCGGTTTGATTCCCATCGCGCTTGGCATGCTGTGGTACCCGTGGATGCGCCACCTCAACGCGAACGCCATCAACTTCATCCTGTCACTCACGGTGGGATTGCTGATTTTCCTTGCGATTGGCACGTGGTTGGACGCGTTGGAGTTCGCGGCGGAACTTCCCGCGTTTTGGCAAGGTGTGCCAGCCGTGGCGCTCGTCGCGCTGCTGTCCTTCGGGGTGCTGCTCGCGCTTGGCACGCGACGGAACGGTGAGGAACCGTCACCGCTCGGGGTCTCCACGCGGATCGCGGTGGGAATCGGCTTGCATAACTTGGGTGAAGGTCTGGCCATTGGAGCGGCGTTCGCGTTGGGTGAAGCGGCCCTCGGGACCTTCCTCATTCTCGGGTTTACGTTGCATAACATCACGGAAGGCGTGGGGATTGCGGCGCCACTCGTGAAGAAGAACCCAGGGTGGCGGGCGTTCGTGCTGCTCGCGTTGATCGCAGGAGGTCCCGCGATTTTTGGAACGTGGTTGGGTGGCTTCGCGTTCAATCCTGTGCTCGCCACGGTGTTTCTCGCGGTGGGCGTCGGGGCGATCGCGCAAGTCGTGTGGGAAGTGGGCGGGATGGTGGTGCGCGCCAGTCGTCACGCGGGCCTTCCGAACGCGACTTGGTTGAATCTCGCGGGAGTCACGGCGGGCGTCGTGATCATGTACGTCACGGCCTTCCTCGTGAAGTTCTGA